The Candidatus Aegiribacteria sp. genome includes a region encoding these proteins:
- the raiA gene encoding ribosome-associated translation inhibitor RaiA yields MNIEISGRHFQLTDALKKHVEKKLKTVDRFYNGIDDVHVILEVTSGTNHVHIQVRGNHIKLDSKSKSHDIYSAFDDAFDSLETQVRKFKDRMHNHPHRESNGSDDISLTYYVPAGESEFADGILIDDSEIMPRQNTKDAIMNYEIKQDEHFVFQNTETGMLSVVYTTPDGKTQVVELVRDQK; encoded by the coding sequence ATGAATATTGAAATCAGTGGAAGACACTTTCAATTAACGGATGCTCTGAAAAAACATGTTGAGAAAAAACTCAAAACCGTAGATAGATTCTACAATGGAATAGATGACGTGCATGTGATACTCGAAGTAACCTCCGGAACCAATCATGTTCATATACAGGTTAGAGGAAATCATATAAAACTGGATTCCAAATCAAAATCCCATGATATCTATTCAGCATTTGATGATGCATTCGACTCGCTTGAAACACAGGTTCGGAAATTCAAAGACAGAATGCACAATCATCCCCACCGGGAAAGTAACGGTTCAGACGACATTTCTTTAACTTATTACGTTCCCGCGGGGGAATCCGAGTTCGCTGATGGAATTCTCATCGACGATTCGGAAATAATGCCGAGGCAGAACACTAAAGACGCCATTATGAATTACGAAATTAAGCAGGACGAGCATTTTGTTTTCCAGAACACGGAAACCGGCATGCTCAGTGTTGTATATACAACCCCGGACGGCAAGACACAGGTTGTTGAACTGGTGAGAGACCAGAAATAA
- the ptsP gene encoding phosphoenolpyruvate--protein phosphotransferase, protein MSIRFTGTPASPGVSIGPAFLLNIEEIRVKKRSLKNNAEVEAELDRFKAALAHTRVELEQISDQVSDIIEGKQLIEVHILLLNDPAMISEVEKRIRNEQVSAEYALSMALYEVLERFNLIKDPYIQSRSVDIRDVGKRIMANLLGTEQEALSNLTDPVVLVSRDLDPSQTAGLSRRQLLGIVTDLGGSTSHTAILARSMGIPAVVALKDVAEYVVPGQTVIIDGIHGNVILDPNDDELEYYSRIKNRYNIAEAEIAMNAESPAATEDGREVELSANIEFSQEADQVRRFGGYGIGLFRTEFIRLLTPEMEDDEDFHYRAYRHVLETLNPDPVIIRTLDLGGDKFLDSIPSTEKNPFLGWRAIRICLDRPEKFIRQLRALLRAARYGNGRIMLPMITGYDQILQVRTMLADIAGELDREGTPRGDIPPLGIMIETPAAVLGIDLLLPHTDFVSIGSNDLTQYTLAVDRGSPYVSKLFDSLHPAVVRQIDIVARKCREVKQWVGLCGQMANDPLSVPLLVGFGLNELSVPITLIPDVKEMISVIRMSEVEPIAKKALTLKSGDEIRDLVFDYVKSRYPEIILDEIHRERNDGGE, encoded by the coding sequence TTGAGCATTAGATTTACAGGTACTCCTGCGTCTCCCGGTGTATCTATAGGGCCGGCATTTCTGCTGAACATCGAAGAGATAAGGGTAAAGAAGAGAAGCCTGAAAAACAACGCAGAGGTAGAAGCGGAACTCGATCGATTCAAAGCAGCTCTTGCTCATACGAGGGTGGAACTTGAGCAGATATCGGATCAGGTCAGCGATATTATTGAGGGTAAACAGCTCATCGAAGTTCATATCCTACTTCTGAACGATCCGGCCATGATCTCAGAGGTTGAAAAGCGGATACGGAACGAACAGGTGAGTGCCGAGTATGCCTTAAGCATGGCTCTCTATGAGGTTCTTGAACGTTTCAACCTGATAAAGGATCCGTACATTCAAAGCAGATCTGTCGATATAAGGGACGTAGGCAAAAGGATAATGGCAAATCTGCTGGGTACCGAGCAGGAAGCCCTGTCAAATCTGACTGATCCTGTAGTTCTTGTATCGCGGGATCTCGACCCTTCACAAACTGCGGGACTGTCAAGAAGACAGCTTCTTGGAATAGTTACCGATCTTGGCGGTTCAACTTCACATACCGCGATACTTGCCAGGAGTATGGGGATTCCGGCCGTTGTTGCCCTTAAGGATGTAGCGGAATATGTGGTTCCAGGACAGACTGTAATTATCGATGGAATCCATGGCAATGTAATACTGGATCCCAACGACGATGAACTTGAGTACTATTCCAGAATAAAAAATCGGTACAACATAGCCGAGGCGGAGATAGCGATGAACGCCGAAAGCCCTGCCGCAACCGAAGATGGCAGAGAAGTGGAACTTTCGGCGAATATTGAATTCTCCCAGGAAGCCGATCAGGTTCGCCGTTTCGGAGGGTATGGCATAGGTCTTTTCAGAACGGAATTCATAAGGCTTCTCACACCGGAGATGGAAGACGATGAAGATTTCCACTATAGAGCCTACAGGCATGTACTCGAGACTCTTAATCCTGATCCTGTGATAATAAGGACACTGGATCTCGGGGGCGACAAGTTCCTGGATTCAATTCCCTCAACGGAAAAAAATCCATTTCTAGGGTGGAGGGCTATAAGAATCTGCCTTGACCGTCCGGAAAAATTCATCAGACAGCTGAGAGCATTGCTTAGAGCGGCAAGGTACGGAAACGGAAGGATAATGCTTCCGATGATTACCGGATACGATCAGATTCTTCAGGTCAGAACCATGCTTGCGGATATTGCCGGAGAACTTGATCGTGAAGGCACTCCAAGAGGAGACATTCCACCGCTTGGTATCATGATTGAAACTCCCGCAGCCGTTCTTGGCATTGATCTTCTGCTTCCCCATACCGATTTCGTATCAATTGGCTCAAACGATCTTACTCAGTACACTCTTGCGGTTGACAGAGGCAGCCCATACGTATCCAAGCTGTTTGATTCACTGCATCCCGCAGTTGTCAGGCAGATCGATATCGTCGCCAGAAAATGCAGGGAAGTGAAACAATGGGTTGGCCTATGCGGACAGATGGCCAACGATCCGTTATCAGTTCCTCTTCTGGTAGGATTCGGCCTGAACGAACTCAGTGTACCTATTACACTCATCCCTGACGTCAAGGAAATGATAAGCGTTATCCGCATGAGTGAAGTTGAGCCTATCGCAAAAAAAGCTTTGACCTTGAAATCAGGAGATGAAATAAGAGATCTCGTTTTTGATTACGTTAAATCCAGATATCCCGAGATCATACTGGACGAGATACATCGGGAAAGAAACGATGGAGGTGAATGA
- the gatE gene encoding Glu-tRNA(Gln) amidotransferase subunit GatE → MIKRMEETTASDYEAIGLRSGLEIHQQIDTRKKLFCRCPVLPYSDEFDAKIIRHMRPTLSELGEYDGTALMEFKTKKNITYRINKDTICTYEIDDTPPFELNPQALDIALEITMLLNCKLVSEIHIQRKQYLDGSIPAGFQRTTILGVDGWIPFKDRRINIIQLGLEEDACREVSDKGHERVYLTDRLGIPLIETVTAPEMTTPRDVAEVARILSDLVRASGKVRRGIGAARQDVNVSVKGGCRVEIKGVSRIPAIPLLVHIEAFRQVSLLEIKKELSSRGITDSTFSSECFDITDELSGTAFSPVADAIEKGFELRAVLLRGYEGLLSTVTQPGCTFAGEISDRVRVIACLDTLPNIVHDGEEGYSFTVGEWQTIKKRTGAETADAVVVVWGSAEDLDMATSEIATRAREAIDGVCSETRQSYSDGTNGFERILPGPNRMYPDTDLPPIAITEKMIERIESDLPERPWERMERYISAGVPAESARQMSISHMRFAYDEAVEKCPYSPRVLMHYFLSTLNHLKKNGSSGDITDEALIEVLSATGNRDLPVEAASYILEKSRGHENAGIESMVSGLTIPGRKEMENAALNLMEGLDPFDTDLMELFIIGGVRHKFNGIPGGREVLEAVRNVILHEVTDSTSQQIHRR, encoded by the coding sequence GTGATAAAAAGAATGGAGGAGACGACAGCCTCCGATTACGAAGCTATCGGGCTGCGCAGCGGACTTGAGATACACCAGCAGATAGATACCAGGAAAAAATTATTCTGTCGCTGCCCGGTGCTTCCTTACTCTGACGAATTCGACGCAAAGATAATACGTCATATGAGGCCTACTCTTTCAGAACTAGGTGAATACGACGGCACAGCTCTTATGGAATTCAAAACAAAAAAGAACATTACATACCGGATAAACAAAGATACCATTTGTACTTACGAAATTGATGATACCCCGCCCTTCGAACTGAATCCTCAGGCTCTCGATATCGCGCTTGAAATAACGATGCTTCTTAACTGCAAACTCGTTAGTGAGATACATATTCAGAGGAAGCAGTACCTCGATGGATCAATACCCGCGGGATTTCAAAGAACGACAATACTGGGAGTAGACGGTTGGATCCCATTTAAAGACAGGCGTATCAATATTATTCAGCTTGGACTGGAAGAAGATGCCTGCCGGGAAGTAAGCGATAAAGGCCATGAACGCGTATACCTGACGGACAGGCTTGGAATACCGCTTATTGAGACTGTAACGGCTCCCGAAATGACTACTCCACGCGATGTGGCTGAGGTTGCCCGGATACTCAGCGATCTTGTAAGAGCCTCCGGGAAAGTAAGACGTGGAATTGGCGCCGCAAGGCAGGATGTGAACGTTTCTGTAAAGGGTGGATGCCGTGTTGAGATAAAAGGCGTTTCAAGGATTCCAGCGATACCACTGCTCGTTCACATTGAGGCATTCCGCCAGGTGTCTCTTCTGGAGATCAAGAAAGAACTTTCCAGCAGGGGCATTACAGATTCGACTTTCAGTTCGGAATGCTTTGATATCACGGATGAACTCTCCGGAACTGCCTTCAGCCCGGTCGCGGACGCGATTGAGAAGGGATTTGAGCTTCGAGCTGTTTTACTGCGGGGATACGAAGGGCTTCTTTCTACGGTTACACAGCCAGGTTGCACTTTCGCCGGGGAGATCTCCGACAGAGTCCGTGTGATTGCATGTCTTGATACCCTCCCCAATATCGTACACGATGGAGAGGAAGGATACAGTTTCACTGTTGGCGAATGGCAGACAATAAAAAAGAGAACCGGTGCTGAGACTGCTGATGCTGTCGTTGTTGTATGGGGATCTGCCGAAGACCTCGATATGGCGACGAGTGAAATCGCAACAAGAGCAAGGGAAGCCATCGATGGCGTCTGCAGTGAAACCAGACAATCATATTCCGACGGAACAAACGGATTCGAAAGAATTCTACCCGGACCTAACAGGATGTATCCAGATACCGACCTGCCTCCCATAGCAATAACCGAGAAAATGATTGAACGCATAGAATCTGATCTTCCCGAAAGACCCTGGGAACGGATGGAGAGATACATTTCCGCAGGGGTGCCTGCAGAATCTGCCCGTCAAATGAGTATCTCTCACATGAGATTCGCGTACGATGAAGCTGTGGAGAAATGCCCGTACTCTCCACGCGTTCTAATGCATTATTTTCTTAGCACGTTGAACCATCTGAAGAAAAACGGCAGCTCAGGTGATATCACTGATGAAGCACTTATAGAAGTACTATCTGCAACCGGCAACCGCGATCTTCCCGTTGAAGCGGCATCCTATATTCTGGAAAAATCCCGCGGACACGAAAACGCGGGAATCGAATCGATGGTAAGCGGTTTAACGATACCAGGCAGAAAAGAAATGGAAAATGCTGCCCTCAACCTGATGGAAGGACTTGATCCGTTCGATACCGATCTGATGGAACTATTCATCATCGGGGGTGTGAGGCACAAATTTAACGGGATTCCGGGCGGAAGGGAAGTACTGGAAGCAGTGCGAAATGTAATCCTTCACGAGGTTACTGATTCTACGTCCCAGCAGATACATAGGAGGTGA
- the gatD gene encoding Glu-tRNA(Gln) amidotransferase subunit GatD — protein sequence MSSDLYKGYRGKSLECLKKFSVGVWSDVSIESTRGGFKGVILPRSETADDVHIVLKIHNGYNVGLDVETIESITELGRNEAHYKIPEKEFPYDSLKPNVRLFGTGGTIASRLDYRTGAVIPAFSPGELYGSVPELADICNLKTEKLYGVFSENMGPEQWKGTAEAIGRAIADGVDGIVIGHGTDTMHHTAAVLSFMVQDTPVPIVMVGSQRSSDRPSSDAALNLMNATYAAAESDIAEVMVCMFGPTSDQYGLLHRGTRVRKMHSSYRSTFRTIGDIPLAMVEKGQITPLKSDYRKRRTDRNVKINTDYDSSVSIVYYYPDMKPDIIESLIDNAYNGIIIAGTGLGHVNKPLYPVLKKACDQGVHVYMTVQTLWGYVQMFVYDTGRDIMDLGVIPASNMLPEVAYVKLCWALGQSHDREEVKKIMLTPIAGEITEREPHNGYLIFQGGIPEVEEFIGRNNR from the coding sequence CTGTCTTCCGATCTATACAAAGGATACCGGGGTAAAAGCCTGGAATGTCTGAAAAAATTCAGTGTCGGCGTATGGTCCGATGTAAGTATAGAATCAACCAGGGGGGGGTTCAAGGGAGTAATTCTTCCCCGGTCGGAAACCGCTGACGATGTGCATATAGTGTTAAAAATCCATAACGGATACAATGTCGGCCTTGATGTTGAAACTATTGAATCCATCACTGAGCTGGGAAGGAACGAAGCACATTACAAGATACCTGAAAAGGAATTCCCTTACGATTCATTAAAACCGAATGTGAGGCTTTTCGGCACCGGGGGTACCATTGCCTCAAGGCTTGATTACAGAACCGGCGCTGTCATTCCCGCATTTTCCCCCGGTGAGCTTTATGGATCGGTACCCGAACTGGCCGATATCTGCAACCTAAAAACAGAAAAACTCTACGGAGTATTCAGTGAGAACATGGGACCTGAACAGTGGAAAGGAACGGCGGAAGCGATAGGCAGGGCAATAGCCGATGGTGTAGATGGAATAGTCATCGGCCATGGAACCGATACGATGCATCATACAGCTGCTGTACTCTCATTCATGGTTCAGGATACACCTGTTCCTATAGTAATGGTCGGATCCCAGCGATCCAGTGACCGCCCTTCAAGCGATGCGGCATTAAATCTGATGAACGCTACCTATGCAGCCGCTGAAAGCGACATTGCTGAGGTTATGGTCTGTATGTTCGGCCCTACAAGTGATCAGTATGGACTTCTGCACAGAGGAACAAGGGTCAGAAAGATGCATTCCTCCTACAGGTCCACATTCCGAACAATCGGAGACATTCCTCTGGCTATGGTTGAAAAGGGACAAATAACCCCCCTGAAGAGCGATTACAGGAAAAGACGCACCGACCGTAATGTGAAGATCAATACGGATTACGATTCAAGTGTTTCTATAGTGTATTACTATCCTGATATGAAGCCGGATATAATTGAATCGCTTATTGATAACGCTTACAATGGCATCATAATCGCGGGAACGGGACTTGGACATGTGAACAAGCCTCTCTATCCTGTTCTTAAGAAAGCCTGCGATCAGGGAGTACACGTTTACATGACAGTTCAGACCCTGTGGGGATACGTACAGATGTTCGTATACGATACCGGGCGGGATATCATGGATCTTGGTGTAATTCCAGCTTCCAATATGCTTCCGGAAGTTGCATATGTAAAACTATGCTGGGCACTTGGTCAGAGCCATGACAGGGAAGAGGTTAAAAAGATAATGCTCACACCGATAGCGGGTGAGATTACAGAAAGAGAACCACATAACGGCTATCTGATATTCCAGGGCGGTATTCCTGAAGTTGAGGAGTTCATCGGCAGGAATAATCGATAA
- a CDS encoding sigma-54 dependent transcriptional regulator: MRNMLTTALSEDGWEVTAVSSGTDAVRMLETGAFDILLSDICLPGNINGMDILKKSRELNHWTPVILMTAFGTVNLAVEAMKEGARDFITKPFDLDELLALLRRYSHSAGTDIIGSSPSLLSTIKRASKGAGTDLNILVLGESGTGKELLARMIHLDSVCSDGPFIPVNCAAIPPDLLESELFGAEKGAYTGADRTRKGRFEYAQGGTIFLDEVGDLDTSLQGKLLRVLQEREYTRVGGTEVFHTNARVISASNRELKLETEEGRFRKDLFFRIGEFPVTLSPLRDRSEDIADLTKYFLRQSGYREVTVTEDAMNKLKAYSWPGNIRQLRSIVLRAAALVDDKIIDTEILEIDEAVNEEGLLEESARAAKLREGEMIRKALRDTNGNRKKAAEILRISYRTLLSRLKDLDI; this comes from the coding sequence ATGCGAAACATGCTTACAACAGCCCTTTCGGAAGATGGATGGGAAGTGACTGCGGTTTCTTCCGGAACCGATGCTGTCAGGATGCTCGAGACCGGCGCTTTTGATATTCTGCTGAGTGATATATGTCTTCCAGGGAACATCAACGGGATGGATATTCTTAAAAAATCAAGGGAATTGAACCACTGGACACCTGTTATTCTGATGACGGCTTTCGGCACGGTGAATCTTGCGGTTGAGGCAATGAAAGAAGGCGCAAGGGATTTTATAACAAAACCCTTCGATCTGGATGAACTTCTCGCGCTTTTGAGAAGGTATTCGCATTCGGCAGGTACCGATATAATAGGTTCCTCGCCATCCCTTCTTTCCACAATAAAGAGGGCATCCAAGGGTGCCGGAACCGATTTGAACATCCTTGTACTGGGAGAGAGCGGTACAGGAAAGGAACTTCTAGCAAGAATGATCCATCTGGACAGTGTATGTTCCGATGGGCCTTTTATACCTGTCAACTGCGCCGCTATACCCCCCGACCTTCTTGAGAGTGAACTTTTCGGCGCTGAAAAAGGTGCCTACACCGGTGCGGACAGAACACGCAAGGGCAGATTCGAGTATGCTCAGGGAGGAACCATCTTTCTCGATGAGGTTGGAGATCTTGATACATCACTGCAGGGAAAACTTCTAAGAGTACTTCAGGAAAGGGAATACACAAGAGTCGGAGGGACGGAAGTATTCCATACCAACGCAAGGGTTATCTCAGCTAGTAACAGAGAACTCAAACTGGAAACAGAAGAAGGAAGATTCAGAAAAGATCTCTTTTTCAGAATAGGGGAGTTTCCTGTTACCCTTTCACCTCTTCGGGACAGGTCGGAGGATATAGCTGATCTTACAAAGTACTTTCTCAGACAATCCGGTTACCGGGAAGTAACCGTTACTGAGGATGCGATGAACAAACTGAAGGCGTACAGTTGGCCGGGAAACATAAGACAGCTCAGAAGTATCGTACTAAGAGCTGCAGCGCTCGTTGATGATAAAATCATAGATACTGAAATACTGGAGATCGATGAAGCGGTCAATGAGGAAGGACTTCTGGAGGAATCGGCCAGGGCGGCGAAACTTCGAGAAGGGGAGATGATAAGAAAAGCTCTCAGAGATACCAATGGCAACAGGAAGAAGGCCGCTGAGATTTTAAGGATCAGCTACAGGACACTGCTTTCAAGACTGAAGGACCTTGATATTTAA
- a CDS encoding NTP transferase domain-containing protein, protein MHAIIPVAGKGTRMRPLTWSLPKVLIRLAGKTMLGHIIDELTASGIDHITLVVGYLGDEIVDWARKNYPEIQVDFAMQKTMDGLAAAVNLASPMTNDGQTLVVLGDTLFSADLSLALNSESNMIAVKRVKDPRRFGVVVQDNNGVKELVEKPQEFISDLAIVGIYGFISGYELMDATSRLIESGKKTSGEFQLTDAMQLMLEEGHPFGCFEVDGWYDCGKPETILETNRILLDLKKGSSEGELRNTVIIPPVSIDDDVTIESSVVGPYVSIASGSEVRDSIIRNTIVGCGTKLINVNLHDSIIGNEADISGSAVRINAGSSCKIEI, encoded by the coding sequence ATGCATGCCATAATCCCGGTGGCAGGAAAAGGCACAAGAATGAGGCCCCTCACATGGTCGTTGCCCAAAGTTCTCATTCGCCTTGCTGGAAAAACCATGCTGGGACATATCATAGATGAACTTACAGCTTCAGGAATAGATCACATCACACTTGTAGTTGGATACCTCGGAGATGAAATCGTGGATTGGGCCAGGAAGAACTATCCGGAAATTCAAGTTGATTTCGCAATGCAGAAGACGATGGATGGACTCGCGGCAGCCGTGAATCTTGCGTCACCAATGACCAATGACGGACAGACACTTGTGGTTCTCGGAGATACTCTTTTCAGCGCTGACCTGTCTCTGGCCCTCAATAGTGAATCGAACATGATAGCGGTTAAGAGAGTAAAGGACCCACGAAGATTCGGTGTTGTCGTGCAAGATAACAACGGAGTTAAGGAACTTGTGGAGAAACCTCAGGAATTCATCAGCGACCTGGCTATAGTCGGTATTTACGGATTCATTTCAGGTTATGAACTTATGGATGCCACGTCCCGTCTGATAGAAAGCGGAAAAAAGACCAGCGGGGAATTCCAGCTGACTGACGCCATGCAGCTTATGCTTGAGGAGGGGCACCCATTTGGATGTTTTGAGGTTGATGGATGGTACGATTGCGGTAAACCGGAAACCATTCTTGAAACCAACAGGATTCTCCTTGATCTGAAAAAGGGTTCATCGGAAGGAGAATTGAGAAACACCGTGATAATTCCGCCCGTAAGCATTGATGATGATGTAACAATCGAATCCTCTGTTGTTGGACCTTACGTCTCCATTGCATCCGGTTCGGAAGTTAGAGATTCCATCATCCGTAATACAATTGTAGGTTGTGGAACAAAACTCATCAATGTGAATCTCCACGATTCAATAATCGGTAACGAAGCGGACATATCGGGCAGTGCTGTGAGGATCAACGCCGGCAGCTCGTGCAAAATTGAAATATAA
- a CDS encoding HPr family phosphocarrier protein has translation MKTENAEVVNKLGIHARPAAKIVKAASIFYCDITLTADGDTVNAKSIMGVMTLAACRGTTIEVTAEGDDENEAVKTIVDIIRGGFGEE, from the coding sequence TTGAAAACTGAAAATGCTGAAGTAGTAAACAAACTGGGGATCCATGCACGGCCAGCTGCAAAGATAGTTAAAGCTGCCTCAATATTTTACTGCGATATCACACTGACCGCTGATGGCGATACGGTTAACGCAAAAAGTATTATGGGTGTCATGACGCTTGCGGCATGCCGTGGGACTACAATCGAAGTTACAGCTGAAGGCGATGATGAAAACGAGGCTGTTAAAACAATTGTCGATATCATCCGTGGCGGATTTGGAGAGGAATAG
- the hprK gene encoding HPr(Ser) kinase/phosphatase, whose protein sequence is MEYIPGREELTTGELFRLLSKSLELETINEDTGHDRLVQSQDISRPGMALTGYLHNFLHKRVQIFGETEISYIDSLSSKRREASLELLFELPVYCSIVTKGLDPPDELVRFSKSSSSALFRSSMDTTPLIRKLCGFLDMVFAPKTDVYGSLVEVFGAGVLCTGRSAIGKSETVLGLLERGHRLIADDRVHVRRIGNALFGIGDSRMAHHMEIRGLGLVDVSAFYGIRSVKDRQQINLEVKLEEWSRHNQDFDRTGLIQKISTILDLPIPITIIPVLPGRNLTLLLEVAVMNYLLLQKGRNVPEEIEKDLINRIIRKELRSGKK, encoded by the coding sequence ATGGAATACATTCCCGGCAGGGAAGAGCTTACGACAGGTGAGCTTTTCAGATTACTAAGTAAAAGTCTTGAACTGGAGACAATTAACGAAGATACCGGGCATGATAGACTTGTACAATCCCAGGATATCAGCCGGCCGGGAATGGCGCTGACCGGATACCTTCATAATTTCCTGCACAAAAGGGTGCAGATCTTCGGTGAAACGGAGATATCTTACATCGATTCACTTTCTTCCAAGCGCAGAGAGGCTTCGCTGGAACTGCTTTTTGAATTGCCTGTCTACTGTTCTATTGTAACTAAGGGTCTCGACCCTCCCGATGAACTTGTCCGTTTTTCCAAATCAAGTTCCTCAGCTCTTTTTCGTTCCAGTATGGACACGACGCCGCTGATACGAAAACTCTGCGGTTTCCTTGATATGGTATTCGCACCTAAAACCGATGTGTATGGAAGCCTCGTAGAAGTTTTCGGCGCAGGAGTATTATGTACGGGAAGAAGCGCAATAGGCAAAAGCGAGACCGTACTGGGTCTTCTTGAAAGAGGACACAGGCTGATCGCTGATGACAGAGTACATGTAAGAAGAATTGGAAATGCGCTCTTCGGTATTGGAGATTCCAGAATGGCGCATCATATGGAGATCAGAGGTCTTGGACTTGTGGATGTCTCAGCATTCTACGGAATAAGATCGGTAAAGGACAGACAGCAGATAAACCTTGAAGTGAAACTGGAGGAATGGTCAAGGCACAATCAGGATTTCGATAGAACAGGCCTTATTCAAAAGATCAGCACTATACTTGATCTGCCTATTCCCATAACGATTATACCTGTCTTGCCTGGCCGTAACCTTACACTTCTTCTTGAAGTCGCGGTAATGAATTATCTTCTTCTTCAGAAGGGAAGAAACGTTCCTGAGGAGATTGAAAAAGACCTGATCAATAGAATAATCAGAAAAGAGCTGAGATCGGGAAAAAAGTAA